CTGAATATACGTTATAACTACATTTAAAATCGGCAGTAAATTAAATGCAAATTTCCCTATTGTAAATAATCTGTCAGGCTGCTTTAACGTAAACCATAAAAATTTTGCATCTGCCGGAATCGCATTTCCGCTAAATGCCCAGTATAATGCCACAAACACAGGCATCTGAATTAATAATGGAAGACATCCTGCTAATGGGTTAGCTCCACTTTCCCTATAAAGTTCTGCTGTTTTTCTCTGATATTCTTGAGGGTTGTCTTTGTATTTTTCTTTTATTTTTTCAAGTTCAGGTTGCAATTCTTTCATTTTTTTCATTGCTTTTTCTTGTTTTAATGCTAATGGAAATACAATTATTCTCATTAAAATTGTAACAATAATTATTGCTACACCATAATTTCCTACAACACCATATATTGCGTTTAGTACATGTACGACAAAATCAACAAGTGCCTGTATTTTAAACATAT
This is a stretch of genomic DNA from Leptotrichia hofstadii. It encodes these proteins:
- a CDS encoding YidC/Oxa1 family membrane protein insertase, which produces MFKIQALVDFVVHVLNAIYGVVGNYGVAIIIVTILMRIIVFPLALKQEKAMKKMKELQPELEKIKEKYKDNPQEYQRKTAELYRESGANPLAGCLPLLIQMPVFVALYWAFSGNAIPADAKFLWFTLKQPDRLFTIGKFAFNLLPILNVVITYIQQKIMTDATKGQEGSQQMQTMLYMMPALMLVIFYNMPSGVTLYYLVSGAWSVVQQYIILKGRSDDGKDSIKGAK